One window of Ziziphus jujuba cultivar Dongzao chromosome 5, ASM3175591v1 genomic DNA carries:
- the LOC107421468 gene encoding GDSL esterase/lipase At1g29670: MARENSSFIPLFLLFLSLFLCFFPYNCCCSNNNGVDQIKGMFVFGSSLVDNGNNNFILDNSAKANYFPYGIDFPFGPTGRFTNGKNVIDLLCERLMLPFIPRFADPLTRGSKIIHGVNFASAASGILDSTGLIAGNVITLNEQMRNFEEVTLPELEAQLGCKSAQSLPQYLFVVGTGGNDYSFNYFLNPNGNTSLEAFTANLTLTLSQKIKRLYSLGGRTFIVISINPIGCSPMIKINKPTQSGCVEEMNRAAQLFNRQLMSFVDSSKQEMPFSTLVFVNSYQILNDILQNPSSQGFEEASRPCCEVPSLSEGGNGVLCKRGGQACENRRNHVYFDGLHPSEAVNIQIATKAFLSPLKTEVYPINIKQLANIV; the protein is encoded by the exons ATGGCTAGAGAAAATTCATCTTTTATACctctatttttattgtttctctCCCTCTTCCTATGCTTTTTCCCTTACAATTGCTGTTGTAGCAACAATAATGGAGTAGATCAAATCAAAGGCATGTTTGTGTTCGGAAGCTCTCTAGTCGACAACGGCAACAACAATTTCATACTAGACAATTCGGCCAAAGCCAACTACTTTCCATATGGTATTGATTTTCCTTTTGGACCGACCGGAAGATTTACAAATGGAAAGAATGTCATTGACCTTTTATGTGAAAGGCTAATGCTTCCTTTTATTCCAAGATTTGCTGATCCCTTAACTAGAGGAAGTAAAATCATCCATGGTGTCAATTTCGCTTCGGCTGCTTCCGGTATACTAGACAGCACCGGTTTAATAGCG GGAAATGTGATAACTTTGAATGAACAAATGAGAAACTTTGAGGAAGTAACATTGCCAGAATTAGAAGCTCAGTTGGGTTGCAAAAGTGCCCAATCACTACCACAATATTTGTTTGTGGTTGGAACTGGAGGTAACGATTACTCATTCAACTACTTTCTGAACCCCAACGGCAATACAAGTCTTGAAGCTTTCACTGCCAATCTGACACTCACTTTATCCCAAAAGATCAAG AGGTTGTACAGTTTGGGAGGTAGAACATTTATAGTGATATCCATAAATCCAATTGGGTGTAGTCCcatgattaaaataaacaaaccaaCGCAAAGTGGTTGCGTAGAAGAAATGAACCGAGCAGCACAACTCTTCAACCGCCAATTGATGTCATTTGTGGATTCAAGCAAACAAGAAATGCCCTTTTCCACTCTTGTTTTTGTCAACTCTTACCAAATCCTCAATGATATCCTACAAAATCCATCCTCTCAAG GTTTTGAGGAAGCCAGTAGGCCCTGTTGTGAAGTACCTTCATTGAGTGAAGGTGGAAATGGAGTGTTATGCAAAAGAGGAGGGCAAGCATGTGAAAATAGGAGGAACCATGTCTACTTCGATGGGTTGCATCCAAGTGAAGCTGTAAATATCCAAATAGCAACAAAGGCTTTCTTGTCTCCTCTCAAAACTGAAGTTTATCCTattaatatcaaacaattggCCAATATAGTGTAG